From Pseudoalteromonas viridis, the proteins below share one genomic window:
- a CDS encoding phosphatidylglycerophosphatase A family protein, giving the protein MNKPLSFNLKRPHHFLALGFGLGLAPKAPGTFGTLAALPFILLTMGQPLWLQISLAIVISLAGFWICGKTARDVGVHDHPAIVWDEVAGFYITMVGAAISWQSLLVGFLLFRFFDIAKPGPIRLLDRKLHGGFGIMADDVLAGIFSLICLQALFKTGVLGG; this is encoded by the coding sequence TTGAATAAGCCGTTATCATTCAACCTTAAACGCCCACATCACTTTTTGGCTCTAGGGTTTGGTTTAGGACTGGCCCCCAAAGCCCCGGGTACCTTCGGTACTTTAGCCGCACTCCCTTTTATTCTGCTGACCATGGGGCAACCCTTGTGGTTGCAGATAAGCCTGGCGATTGTGATCAGCCTGGCCGGCTTTTGGATCTGTGGTAAAACGGCGCGAGACGTCGGTGTGCACGACCACCCCGCGATTGTCTGGGATGAAGTTGCCGGGTTTTACATCACTATGGTGGGTGCAGCCATTAGCTGGCAGTCCCTGCTGGTCGGCTTTTTGCTGTTTCGCTTTTTCGATATCGCCAAGCCGGGTCCTATCAGACTACTGGACAGAAAACTCCATGGTGGTTTCGGGATCATGGCGGATGATGTGCTTGCCGGGATATTTTCATTGATTTGTCTGCAAGCTTTGTTTAAAACAGGGGTCCTGGGCGGCTAA